Proteins from a single region of Bacteroidota bacterium:
- a CDS encoding outer membrane beta-barrel protein, with translation MKNYIVIILALAAFNVNAQSYALGVKGGVNYSESVLLNVVSGDGVDMGDLEAQKGTALVFGVFARAGAGKWMIQPELLFSENKALVTLDDANADGMTLGDFLSINVDKVDIPVIIGYKAFNLFHLTAGPVFSYVDYQQGDPLFSISNMTLGYQAGFGFDVNKLTFDARYEGNLSKFKEYIETDNGVITVDARKNIFQFTVGYKLFN, from the coding sequence ATGAAAAACTATATCGTAATAATTTTAGCCCTCGCAGCATTCAATGTAAATGCTCAGAGTTATGCACTTGGTGTTAAAGGTGGAGTTAACTATTCAGAATCCGTTTTATTAAATGTTGTGAGCGGCGATGGTGTTGACATGGGTGATTTGGAAGCTCAAAAAGGAACAGCTTTGGTTTTTGGTGTTTTTGCACGTGCCGGAGCCGGTAAATGGATGATACAACCGGAATTATTATTCTCTGAAAATAAAGCGCTTGTTACATTAGATGATGCTAATGCAGACGGCATGACATTAGGCGATTTTTTAAGCATCAATGTAGATAAAGTTGATATTCCGGTTATAATTGGATACAAAGCATTTAACTTATTTCATTTAACTGCAGGACCGGTTTTTAGTTATGTAGATTATCAGCAAGGCGATCCTTTATTTTCTATCAGTAACATGACATTAGGTTACCAGGCTGGGTTTGGATTCGATGTAAATAAACTTACTTTCGATGCAAGATATGAAGGTAATCTGAGCAAATTCAAGGAATATATTGAAACTGATAATGGTGTAATTACCGTTGATGCCAGAAAAAATATTTTCCAGTTTACTGTCGGATATAAATTATTTAATTAA
- a CDS encoding pirin family protein encodes MSNRSVKEVQFAEMMDMGGFPVRQPMPAKNVDRVDPFLLLHHHTGYIANDSHPRETGVSPHPHRGFSPVTFVFKGDIHHRDSRGNSAIVKAGGVQWMDAGMGLIHSERPSVAFAKKGGQQEIVQLWINTPRIHKLDQPHYQALDQEMIPQIPVEHGGTLSVIAGNYLNTKGPAQAKLDVIILRGDFVAGSHHNFQIPEQYNVIIYVLNGSIEIDNYGQVNALHLVHFNNDGDTIRIAATQKTQLLVLAGVPINEKVESYGPFVMTSQTEIMQAIRDYQIGKMGMLVEEWE; translated from the coding sequence ATGTCTAACAGAAGTGTAAAAGAAGTGCAATTTGCTGAAATGATGGATATGGGTGGATTCCCTGTTCGTCAGCCAATGCCTGCAAAAAACGTGGATAGGGTAGACCCCTTTTTATTGTTACATCACCATACCGGATATATTGCTAACGATTCGCATCCTCGGGAAACAGGAGTATCGCCGCATCCACATCGTGGTTTTTCGCCGGTTACCTTTGTTTTTAAAGGGGATATTCACCATCGTGATTCACGTGGTAATTCTGCCATTGTTAAAGCCGGTGGCGTTCAATGGATGGATGCAGGTATGGGATTGATTCACAGTGAGCGACCTTCGGTGGCGTTTGCAAAAAAAGGCGGACAGCAGGAAATTGTTCAATTATGGATTAATACCCCGCGTATACACAAATTGGATCAACCACATTACCAGGCTTTGGACCAGGAAATGATACCTCAAATTCCGGTTGAACATGGTGGAACGTTGTCGGTGATTGCAGGAAATTATCTCAATACTAAAGGCCCTGCACAGGCTAAATTGGACGTTATTATTTTAAGGGGAGATTTTGTTGCCGGTTCGCATCACAATTTTCAAATACCTGAACAGTATAACGTAATTATTTATGTGTTGAATGGAAGTATCGAGATAGATAATTACGGACAGGTGAATGCACTACATTTGGTGCATTTTAATAATGATGGAGATACCATTCGCATAGCGGCAACACAAAAAACACAGTTATTGGTATTAGCCGGTGTGCCAATAAACGAAAAGGTTGAAAGTTATGGTCCTTTTGTAATGACTTCCCAAACCGAAATTATGCAAGCCATTCGCGATTATCAAATAGGGAAAATGGGCATGCTGGTAGAGGAGTGGGAGTAA
- a CDS encoding carbohydrate binding family 9 domain-containing protein, whose protein sequence is MRFSLQFTLLTAGLLSFGIDLSAQQDTIPKPKLASLKVATPPKIDGKLDDAAWTSAPIATLDMTFLPEYGKTPSKRTEVKVIYDNDAIYIGAMMYDSIPASINRQLAERDGYSNADHFAVGFDTYNDDLNGYRFTVSASGVQSDQRISLNSNGDMSWDAVWQSDVSVNAEGWVCEIKIPYSAVRFPSKEVQDWGLQLIRSINSTGEYIIWSPVDPKIMGVVNQWGTYTGLEKIVPPLRLSFSPYLNAGVQWTPEDVDAENVTYEQNNILNGGLDVKYGINESFTIDATLIPNFGEVQSDNVILNLSPFEQQFNERRPFFTEGTEIFNQTFNFLSDRLFYSRRIGGVPFMYYDAYDQTQRHEIVTENPFETGLINATKFSGRTDKNLGIGVFNAIATEEYATITDTLTGEKRTVLTNPLTNYNMFVFEQALKNNSKVSITNTNTLRDGIYRDANVTQGLYDITNAKHTWNFWGFGNYSQVFEPYYDENNEIVEEPKNGYSYILGVSQFYKKWNFNFSHALISPDYDHSDMGIQYGDNFINNYIGFNYNNQEPKKGVFYNYGSWGGFTYNLQAEPLAYQEINYNFGFNGQFKNFWNVGGNLYSKPMWWYDFYEPRYEGRKYYHAPFTFINLWGGSDYRKDLSFNWNISFGESPLANDPYYGGGQYITWNVNDKFSLSHGINLSKDHNNFGFVDFDAADNSIFGRRHVTTIDQEISFKYIFGPKMNILARARQYWGKVVYHEFYLLQEDGNLGATDFSGNYDINFNIFNVDFVYAWEFAPGSYLNLIWKNNIFQYDDIRFDDYFDNLRKTFETPQSNGLSVKLIYYLDYQYLQRNKS, encoded by the coding sequence ATGCGTTTTTCGCTTCAATTCACACTACTGACTGCCGGACTGCTTTCGTTCGGTATCGACTTATCTGCGCAACAAGACACTATTCCAAAACCAAAACTGGCATCGCTCAAAGTAGCAACCCCGCCAAAAATTGATGGGAAATTAGATGATGCGGCATGGACAAGTGCACCAATTGCAACATTAGATATGACCTTTTTACCGGAGTATGGAAAAACGCCATCAAAACGGACTGAAGTAAAGGTTATTTATGATAATGATGCTATCTATATTGGAGCAATGATGTATGATTCGATACCAGCTTCAATTAACAGACAATTAGCTGAACGCGATGGTTATTCGAATGCCGACCATTTTGCAGTTGGTTTTGATACTTATAATGATGATTTAAATGGATATCGGTTTACCGTTTCTGCATCAGGGGTTCAGTCTGATCAACGAATTTCTCTGAATAGCAATGGAGATATGAGTTGGGATGCTGTGTGGCAGAGCGATGTTTCGGTGAATGCTGAAGGTTGGGTTTGTGAAATAAAAATACCTTATTCAGCAGTTCGCTTCCCAAGTAAAGAGGTTCAGGACTGGGGATTGCAGTTGATCAGAAGCATAAACAGCACAGGAGAATATATTATCTGGAGTCCGGTGGATCCCAAAATAATGGGTGTTGTAAATCAGTGGGGAACCTATACCGGTTTAGAAAAAATTGTTCCTCCTCTCCGACTTTCTTTTTCACCTTATTTAAATGCAGGTGTTCAATGGACACCTGAAGATGTGGATGCGGAAAATGTTACGTATGAACAAAATAATATTTTGAATGGTGGTTTAGATGTAAAATATGGTATCAATGAAAGTTTTACGATTGATGCAACATTAATTCCGAATTTTGGAGAAGTACAAAGTGATAATGTGATTTTAAATTTATCACCATTTGAACAACAGTTTAATGAACGTCGCCCGTTTTTTACAGAAGGAACGGAAATTTTTAATCAGACATTTAATTTTTTAAGCGACCGATTATTTTACTCCCGCAGAATTGGTGGCGTACCATTTATGTATTACGATGCTTATGATCAAACTCAACGACATGAAATTGTTACAGAAAATCCATTTGAAACCGGTTTAATCAATGCAACCAAATTTTCAGGAAGAACAGATAAAAATCTTGGAATCGGTGTTTTTAATGCAATAGCAACTGAAGAATATGCAACAATAACTGACACACTAACCGGTGAAAAACGTACGGTATTAACTAATCCACTTACCAATTACAATATGTTTGTATTTGAACAAGCATTAAAAAACAATTCGAAAGTAAGTATCACAAATACCAATACACTGCGCGACGGAATCTACCGCGATGCCAATGTTACACAAGGTTTATACGATATAACCAATGCCAAACACACCTGGAATTTTTGGGGATTTGGAAATTATAGTCAGGTGTTTGAACCTTATTATGACGAAAACAATGAAATAGTTGAAGAACCGAAAAACGGATATAGTTATATTTTAGGTGTTTCTCAATTTTATAAAAAATGGAATTTTAATTTTAGTCACGCATTAATCAGTCCTGATTACGATCATAGCGATATGGGTATTCAGTATGGTGACAATTTTATTAATAATTACATTGGATTTAATTACAACAATCAGGAACCTAAAAAAGGGGTATTTTATAATTACGGCAGCTGGGGTGGATTTACTTATAACTTACAAGCCGAACCATTAGCATATCAGGAAATAAATTACAATTTTGGTTTTAATGGTCAGTTTAAAAACTTTTGGAATGTAGGTGGTAATTTATATTCAAAACCGATGTGGTGGTATGATTTTTATGAACCACGATATGAAGGAAGAAAATATTATCATGCGCCATTTACTTTTATCAACCTTTGGGGTGGCTCTGATTATAGAAAAGATTTATCCTTTAACTGGAACATCAGTTTTGGTGAATCACCTTTAGCAAATGACCCTTATTATGGGGGTGGGCAATATATCACCTGGAATGTAAACGATAAATTTTCACTTTCGCATGGTATTAATTTGAGTAAAGACCATAATAACTTCGGTTTTGTGGATTTTGATGCTGCGGACAACAGTATTTTTGGTCGCAGACATGTTACTACTATTGACCAGGAAATATCGTTTAAATACATTTTTGGTCCTAAGATGAATATTCTTGCCAGAGCGCGACAGTATTGGGGAAAAGTAGTTTACCATGAGTTTTATTTGCTTCAGGAAGATGGAAACCTTGGTGCAACTGACTTTAGCGGTAATTACGATATCAATTTCAATATTTTTAATGTGGACTTTGTTTATGCATGGGAGTTTGCCCCGGGTAGTTACCTGAACCTGATCTGGAAAAACAACATATTTCAATATGATGACATTCGTTTCGACGATTATTTCGATAATTTGCGGAAAACCTTTGAAACTCCACAGTCAAATGGCTTAAGTGTAAAATTGATATATTACCTTGATTATCAATACTTACAGCGCAATAAGTCATAA
- a CDS encoding penicillin acylase family protein, translating into MRYLKIAVCLVIPAIVIYFLNEGFASLPPLGKLMDPVHGYMANAETDKNLKSVNIKLDDPSIKGNVVMDERLVPHIFAQDERSLYYLQGYITAKYRLWQMDIQTRAAAGRLSEIFGAKFIPYDKEQRRKGMVYGAEQALAEIKNNSKLESCIQAYTDGVNAFMQLNSKGLKYAEYPIEFKLLDYKPEAWTPLKTALLLKYMASTLTGFDDDAEMSNLKKMLSEADFNALYPDYSEGIDPIIPVEKKYDFDSILKPGTSGNTELGYYKKVVDLFEAEHQKNQVGSNNWAVGPGKTKNGFPILCNDPHLQLNLPSLWYEIQLQLPDMNCYGVSLPGAPAIVIGFNDYIAWGVTNAQVDVRDWYTIKFQDKNKDAYQYGDTWRKTTKRIETIMVKGGETIVDTVVYTHYGPIVYEDVALVEGKKAVEQTSREGMAMRWMALERSEEVNTFYLLNRAKNYDDYRNAISYFSCPAQNFIFASNTGDIAITQQGRFPLKYKEQGKFIMDGSNPADDYKGYIPFEQNPTIKNPERQFCASANQHPTDSTYPYYYTSFDFEFYRNRVINSTLTKTTQATVADMQNLQQNNYNLMASEALPVMLPLLNDVCKTGKANCEIYTALKDWDYNNDATSLPPTYFQIWWDTLYNMLWDEMYSDTIALVKPNKYYTVNAMRTFQNDHLLFDFKKTTDKKETLSDLVNTTFNLLCKSVDSLKKQDVDLLQWYQHKQTHIMHISQIPAFSRMEVKNGGFSNIVNATSATHGPSWRMVVELSKPVNAYGVYPGGQSGNPGSKYYSNFIDDWAAGKYYKLAFYSNEEEALKSALFTITFN; encoded by the coding sequence ATGCGTTACTTAAAAATTGCTGTCTGCCTGGTAATTCCTGCAATTGTAATTTATTTTTTGAATGAAGGATTCGCCTCACTTCCGCCTTTAGGAAAATTAATGGATCCGGTGCATGGCTACATGGCGAATGCCGAAACCGATAAAAATTTGAAATCGGTCAACATAAAATTAGATGACCCGTCGATTAAGGGCAATGTGGTTATGGATGAACGATTGGTTCCCCACATTTTTGCCCAAGATGAACGCTCCTTATATTATTTACAGGGATATATTACTGCAAAATATCGCTTATGGCAAATGGATATTCAAACCAGAGCTGCAGCAGGTAGATTAAGTGAAATATTCGGTGCGAAATTTATTCCTTACGATAAAGAGCAACGCAGAAAAGGAATGGTGTATGGAGCTGAACAGGCATTAGCAGAAATTAAAAACAATTCTAAACTAGAATCCTGTATTCAGGCTTACACTGATGGTGTAAATGCATTTATGCAACTTAATTCAAAAGGATTAAAATATGCTGAATATCCCATTGAATTTAAATTACTGGATTATAAACCCGAGGCATGGACACCATTAAAAACAGCATTGTTGCTCAAATATATGGCCAGCACGCTTACCGGATTCGACGATGATGCAGAAATGTCTAATCTCAAAAAAATGTTATCCGAAGCAGATTTTAATGCCTTATATCCTGATTATTCTGAAGGTATTGATCCGATAATTCCTGTAGAAAAAAAATATGATTTTGACTCCATTTTAAAACCGGGTACTTCCGGCAATACTGAGCTTGGTTATTATAAAAAAGTAGTTGATTTATTTGAAGCAGAACATCAAAAAAATCAGGTTGGCAGTAATAACTGGGCTGTTGGTCCGGGAAAAACAAAAAATGGTTTTCCGATTTTATGTAATGACCCGCATTTACAATTGAATTTGCCATCGTTATGGTATGAAATTCAGTTACAATTACCTGATATGAATTGTTATGGTGTTTCGCTACCGGGAGCCCCGGCAATTGTAATTGGTTTTAACGATTATATTGCCTGGGGCGTAACAAATGCGCAGGTTGATGTTAGAGATTGGTATACTATTAAGTTTCAAGATAAAAATAAAGATGCTTATCAATATGGCGATACCTGGAGAAAAACAACTAAACGTATTGAAACAATCATGGTGAAAGGTGGTGAAACTATTGTTGATACTGTTGTTTATACCCATTATGGCCCTATCGTTTATGAAGATGTCGCATTAGTTGAAGGCAAAAAGGCTGTAGAACAAACTTCGCGTGAAGGTATGGCAATGCGTTGGATGGCATTAGAACGTTCAGAAGAAGTAAATACTTTTTATTTATTAAATCGAGCGAAAAATTATGATGATTATCGCAATGCAATTTCTTACTTTAGTTGCCCCGCACAAAATTTTATTTTCGCCTCAAACACAGGCGATATTGCTATTACGCAACAGGGCCGTTTTCCGTTAAAATATAAGGAGCAGGGGAAATTCATTATGGATGGAAGTAATCCTGCAGATGATTATAAAGGATACATTCCATTTGAACAAAATCCGACAATAAAAAATCCTGAACGTCAATTTTGTGCTTCCGCAAATCAGCACCCCACAGATTCAACGTATCCATATTATTATACCAGTTTCGATTTTGAATTTTACCGCAATCGGGTAATTAATTCAACGCTGACTAAAACTACACAAGCAACTGTAGCTGATATGCAAAATTTACAACAAAATAATTATAATCTGATGGCATCTGAAGCATTACCTGTAATGTTGCCTTTATTAAATGATGTTTGCAAAACCGGTAAAGCCAATTGTGAAATTTATACTGCATTAAAAGATTGGGATTATAACAATGATGCAACTTCCCTCCCTCCTACCTATTTCCAGATTTGGTGGGATACTTTGTATAATATGTTATGGGATGAAATGTACAGTGATACAATTGCACTAGTAAAACCAAACAAGTATTATACTGTAAATGCAATGCGTACGTTTCAAAACGATCACCTATTATTTGATTTCAAAAAAACCACTGATAAAAAAGAAACTTTGAGCGATTTAGTAAATACCACGTTCAATTTACTTTGCAAATCTGTTGATTCACTTAAAAAACAGGATGTTGATTTATTGCAATGGTATCAGCATAAACAAACACATATTATGCATATCAGCCAGATACCTGCATTTAGCAGAATGGAAGTGAAAAATGGCGGATTCAGTAATATCGTAAATGCCACAAGTGCCACACATGGACCAAGTTGGCGCATGGTGGTTGAGTTAAGTAAACCTGTTAACGCCTATGGTGTTTATCCCGGCGGGCAGTCAGGAAATCCGGGTAGTAAATATTATTCCAATTTTATTGATGATTGGGCCGCAGGTAAATATTATAAATTGGCCTTTTACTCGAATGAAGAGGAAGCCTTAAAATCAGCATTATTCACCATAACTTTTAATTAA
- a CDS encoding T9SS type A sorting domain-containing protein yields the protein MKKPLLTLFVLLNTLISIAQVSSDYAVLVSATNSTTPPSIQLYWPLYANATDYTIYKKELSTTSWGTSIATLSGTATTYTDNDVIIDSAYEYKIVRNSTTGIIGEGYLIGGIELSVVDYRGTCLLVLDTTITTDLTNEIYQLKKDISGDGWAVEELHVARDMSPTFVRDLIIGRANANTAITALFLFGRVPVLYSGNLYPDGHPDHQGAWPADGIYGDIDVEYTDATVDNIVAARIENQNVPGDGKYDQSVFKSKLELEVGRVDLYNMPTFILDEASLLKRYLQADHEFRTGVHIYARRALIDDNFGAFAGEAFASSGWRNFAPMFGSSEIYEADYFTTMYTNDYLWSYGCGGGWFQGAGGVGTTNDFALDTVKSAFTMLFGSYFGDWDANDDFLRAPLASGKTLTNCWAGRPHWHFHNMAMGANIGYSARLTQNNQSTYVSNIFPKWVHIALMGDPTLRMHIVQPPATISLAIPTGETSVIGIDYTNSPDPDVIGYYVYRSATEFGVYERITEELINYSPFIDEEPIHGTNYYMVKAVKLETSSSGSYYNTSTGISDSIFIEYVSIENNLAATISIAPNPASDHISINFTANPLQTNYTITNLEGKIYLQGLINVSSNKINIQMLPEGMYLFNLGDYHKKFMVMN from the coding sequence ATGAAAAAACCCTTACTAACGCTTTTTGTATTATTGAATACATTAATTTCAATAGCTCAGGTATCTTCTGATTATGCCGTGTTGGTATCTGCTACAAACTCGACAACACCTCCATCAATTCAATTATATTGGCCTTTGTATGCGAATGCAACAGATTACACCATTTATAAAAAAGAATTATCGACAACATCATGGGGCACATCTATCGCAACATTAAGTGGAACAGCAACAACTTATACTGATAATGATGTAATAATTGATTCTGCTTATGAATATAAAATTGTGCGTAATTCAACAACAGGTATTATTGGAGAAGGATATTTAATTGGTGGAATTGAATTAAGTGTTGTTGATTACAGAGGTACTTGCCTTCTAGTGTTAGACACAACAATCACTACTGATTTAACAAACGAAATTTATCAATTAAAAAAAGATATTTCCGGTGATGGTTGGGCAGTTGAAGAATTACATGTAGCAAGAGATATGAGTCCGACCTTTGTTCGTGATTTAATAATTGGCAGAGCGAATGCAAATACCGCCATTACTGCCTTGTTTTTATTTGGAAGAGTTCCGGTACTATATTCAGGTAATTTATATCCGGATGGTCACCCTGATCATCAGGGTGCATGGCCGGCTGATGGTATTTATGGCGATATTGATGTGGAATACACCGATGCAACAGTTGATAATATAGTGGCAGCAAGAATTGAAAATCAAAATGTACCCGGCGATGGGAAATATGATCAGTCGGTTTTTAAATCTAAACTCGAACTTGAAGTTGGACGTGTAGATTTATATAATATGCCTACTTTTATTTTAGATGAGGCGAGTTTATTAAAAAGATATTTGCAAGCCGATCATGAATTTAGAACGGGTGTGCATATTTATGCTCGTCGTGCATTAATTGATGATAATTTTGGTGCATTTGCAGGTGAAGCATTTGCTTCTAGTGGCTGGAGAAATTTTGCACCAATGTTTGGCAGCAGCGAAATTTATGAAGCCGATTATTTTACAACAATGTATACCAATGATTACCTCTGGAGTTACGGATGCGGCGGCGGCTGGTTTCAGGGGGCAGGCGGTGTTGGAACAACTAATGATTTTGCATTGGATACTGTTAAATCGGCATTCACGATGTTATTCGGCAGTTATTTTGGCGACTGGGATGCAAACGATGATTTTTTACGTGCTCCTTTAGCATCGGGTAAAACATTAACCAATTGTTGGGCAGGCCGCCCACACTGGCATTTTCACAATATGGCTATGGGTGCAAATATTGGTTATAGTGCACGATTAACACAAAATAATCAATCCACCTATGTATCTAATATCTTTCCAAAATGGGTGCATATTGCTTTAATGGGTGATCCCACATTAAGAATGCATATTGTTCAACCACCTGCAACAATTTCACTGGCCATACCAACCGGCGAAACAAGTGTAATTGGAATTGATTACACGAATTCACCTGACCCTGATGTTATTGGGTATTATGTTTACCGCAGTGCAACCGAATTTGGTGTATATGAACGTATTACTGAAGAATTAATTAATTACAGTCCGTTTATTGATGAAGAACCAATTCATGGCACTAATTATTATATGGTAAAAGCCGTAAAACTTGAAACCTCATCAAGTGGAAGTTATTATAATACCAGCACCGGTATTAGTGATTCCATTTTTATAGAATATGTTTCCATTGAAAATAATTTGGCTGCTACAATTTCAATTGCGCCGAATCCTGCATCCGATCACATATCAATAAATTTCACAGCAAATCCATTACAAACTAATTATACAATCACCAATTTAGAAGGCAAAATATATTTACAGGGATTAATAAATGTTTCATCAAATAAAATAAATATTCAAATGCTTCCTGAAGGAATGTATTTATTTAATTTGGGTGATTATCACAAAAAATTTATGGTAATGAATTAA
- a CDS encoding lysophospholipid acyltransferase family protein, translated as MNMQAEIYLILLRMQALGYYLALPLIYFFSILPMAVLRQVSNLGYFLMFHVFKYRKEVVYRNLHNSFPEKSEEEIHKIAKRFYMVLSDTLFETIKALTITHKQLKKKCSINNYEVVDASLKKGRNVLLILGHYGNWEWAGGSMAVHADLPLKAAYKPLSNKYFNRLAVRTRTRLKIMLIPKRQLLKHLTDTIGDQTLLVLIADQSPNPKDHYWTKFLNQDTAVVTGMERIARQYDYDVFYSTIHHVNRGKYEITFKLLTDNPNSLPPEKLTAMFMHELEQDIIKDPGPYLWSHRRWKLKKPVN; from the coding sequence ATGAACATGCAAGCAGAAATTTACCTAATTTTGTTGCGCATGCAGGCATTAGGGTATTATTTGGCGTTGCCGTTAATTTATTTCTTCTCAATTCTTCCGATGGCAGTTTTACGCCAGGTAAGTAACCTGGGATATTTTTTAATGTTTCATGTTTTCAAGTATCGTAAAGAAGTTGTTTACCGCAATTTACACAATTCATTTCCTGAAAAATCAGAAGAAGAAATACATAAAATTGCTAAACGATTTTATATGGTTTTGTCGGATACCCTTTTTGAAACGATAAAAGCACTTACCATTACACATAAACAATTAAAGAAAAAATGCAGCATCAACAATTATGAAGTAGTGGATGCTTCATTAAAAAAAGGGAGAAATGTATTATTAATTTTGGGCCATTACGGCAACTGGGAATGGGCAGGAGGTTCAATGGCAGTGCATGCTGATTTACCACTCAAAGCTGCTTATAAACCTTTGTCGAATAAATATTTTAATCGTTTAGCAGTTCGCACCAGAACGCGGTTAAAAATTATGCTGATACCAAAACGCCAGTTGTTAAAACATTTAACCGATACCATTGGCGATCAAACGTTGTTGGTATTAATTGCAGATCAATCACCAAATCCGAAGGATCATTACTGGACAAAATTTCTAAATCAGGATACAGCAGTAGTTACAGGAATGGAGCGTATTGCACGACAGTACGATTATGATGTTTTTTATTCCACTATCCATCATGTGAATCGCGGTAAATACGAAATCACCTTTAAATTACTTACCGATAATCCAAACAGTCTGCCACCAGAAAAACTCACTGCCATGTTTATGCATGAATTAGAGCAGGATATTATTAAAGACCCCGGCCCATACTTATGGTCGCATAGAAGATGGAAATTAAAAAAGCCGGTTAATTAA
- the chrA gene encoding chromate efflux transporter, whose amino-acid sequence MNEIQKPTFKEALRFWIKLGWISFGGPAGQVAIMHEFLVDQKKWISEKKFLHALNYCMLLPGPEAQQLATYTGWLLHGRKGGLAAGLFFILPSIFILLALSIIYVTFGSLPAVNAIFEGLKPAVVAIVIVAMIKIGKKSLISIMHIAVAIFSFIAIYFLHIAFPIIIVATILLGFLIYKFAPHFLSKSGNNKSEKADDESGYYLTTERVIPHAAFKVKNLIIQLSWFVVLWVAPFILFFVFSGDFVFWRQLNLFFTQAAFVTFGGAYAVLPYVAQQAVEHFHWLSSPQMIDGLALGETTPGPLIMVLAFVGFMGAYGNAGGSLLAGSIGLLTTTYYTFLPCFLFIFAGAPLIEKTQQNKGVKAVLSFVTAAVTGVILNLTIYFAEAVLFGKHHDRFSAIRFDELNWLNLIWIVISFLALYRFKVNMLYWLGASALFGLITFLVK is encoded by the coding sequence GTGAACGAGATTCAAAAACCGACCTTTAAAGAAGCACTCCGATTTTGGATAAAATTAGGGTGGATTAGTTTTGGCGGCCCGGCCGGTCAGGTTGCCATTATGCATGAGTTTTTAGTCGACCAGAAAAAGTGGATTAGTGAGAAGAAATTTCTGCATGCTTTAAATTATTGCATGTTACTGCCGGGGCCTGAAGCACAACAACTGGCAACCTATACAGGATGGCTATTACACGGTAGAAAAGGCGGTTTAGCAGCTGGTTTATTTTTTATACTTCCTTCCATATTTATTTTATTGGCATTAAGTATTATTTATGTAACTTTTGGTTCCCTTCCTGCCGTAAATGCCATTTTTGAAGGATTAAAACCGGCAGTTGTGGCAATAGTAATTGTTGCCATGATTAAAATTGGTAAAAAATCTTTAATCAGCATTATGCATATTGCTGTCGCCATTTTCAGTTTTATTGCCATCTATTTTTTACATATAGCATTCCCAATAATAATAGTAGCTACGATTTTATTGGGGTTTTTAATTTACAAATTCGCTCCCCACTTCCTTTCAAAATCCGGTAATAATAAATCAGAAAAAGCTGATGATGAAAGCGGATATTACCTGACAACAGAACGTGTAATTCCTCATGCCGCTTTTAAAGTTAAAAATTTGATAATTCAACTCAGTTGGTTTGTGGTATTATGGGTGGCTCCATTTATTTTATTTTTTGTTTTTTCGGGAGATTTTGTTTTTTGGCGACAATTAAACTTGTTTTTTACACAAGCCGCTTTTGTAACCTTTGGAGGAGCCTATGCAGTATTACCTTATGTTGCCCAACAAGCTGTTGAACATTTTCACTGGCTGAGCAGTCCGCAAATGATTGATGGACTAGCATTGGGCGAAACAACACCGGGACCACTAATTATGGTTTTGGCTTTCGTTGGCTTTATGGGTGCTTATGGTAATGCCGGAGGGAGTTTATTAGCAGGCTCAATCGGACTGCTTACCACAACCTATTATACATTTTTACCCTGCTTTTTATTCATATTTGCAGGTGCACCCTTAATTGAAAAAACGCAACAAAATAAGGGTGTTAAAGCCGTTTTGAGCTTTGTGACAGCTGCGGTAACAGGGGTCATACTCAATTTAACCATCTATTTTGCGGAAGCCGTGTTATTTGGTAAACACCATGATCGTTTTAGTGCTATAAGATTTGATGAACTCAACTGGCTCAATTTGATTTGGATTGTTATTAGTTTTTTAGCCCTTTACCGTTTTAAGGTAAACATGTTGTATTGGTTGGGAGCCAGTGCACTTTTCGGGTTAATAACCTTTCTGGTAAAATAA